In ANME-2 cluster archaeon, the DNA window CATTGGGACATAGTCATCACTGGTATGTGAATTGCAAGTGTAGTATAAAACATGTGTCCCTTTTGTAAAATGTGCGGAGTTACACATTAATTAAATTCGAGTTAATGACGGTTGAAACAATTGATGTAATGCAAAATCGGAAAAAGCTGATTGTATTGAGTGTTTTTTTCTCTTAAAGAGGATTGGTATGACATTAAAAATGAAAGTTCAGAAAGATTAAATATTAATCTGAAAATATCAAGTTAAATAACTCATCATTTAAAAGTAAAGTCCAGTTATGTCCTTAACAAAAAAAACAATAATAAATCTAAGTGCAGTTGGTTTATTGCAAATCCTTGCCAAGATACTCAACTCGGTCACTCTAATAATTTTAGCCCGATTACTCCTGCCCTCTGATTTTGGCATTGTTGCAATGGCTGGAATTTTGATCACTATAGTGGATCGGTTCAAAGATTTTGGCATTTCTAATGCAATTATTCAAAAACAGGACAAGTTTGAAGAATCATTACAGACTGGTTTCATAATGAGATCGGCTACAGGTATTTTTCTTTTTTTTATAATCTTTATTATTGCTCCCTATTGGGCAATTTTTTTCAACGATCAGGCAATTACCTCTGTTTTGAGAATTCTTGCTATTATTCTTATCCTTGAAAATTTCCGATTTTTACCAGAAATAAAATTAACAAAAACACTCAGGTTTAAAACGATAGTTGAATCCAATCTTTTAGGCTATATTTCATATTCAGCAGTAGCAATTGCTCTGGCATACTCTGGCTATTCTTTTTGGAGTATCATATATGGCAGGATAGCACAGAGCTTAATATCTACTATCTATTATTGGATCAAAAGTCCAGTGAAACTTCAGTTATATTTCGATAAAAAAATTGCAAAAGAACTTTATGGCTATGGGAAATATGTATTTGCAACAGGATTGATGGTTTTATTAATTGACAATGTAAATTATATAGTCTTGGGAAAGATACTCGGACCGACCGTTTTGGGCTACTACTTTATCGCTTATAGTTGGGCCACCTTTTCATCGAGAGAAGTTATGGCGATAGTTGACAGGGTCTTGTTTCCGACATATTCTACCATCAAATCTGATATTGGAAGGGTAGGAAATGCGTATCTAAAGACATTAAAATATACCTCCATTATATCAATACCAATGAATTTTGGAATTTTTGCACTCGCTCCGGAATTCGTAAATATAGTTCTTGGAGAAAAATGGGGTCCTTCCATTCTACCTTTACAGATATTATGTATTTTAGGGCTACTTCTTTCGCTCAATTCAACAACATCTGGTATATATTACTCCATCGGTGTGCCTAAAATCGCAACTATCTTGACTGGAGTACAATTATTTTTGATGATCATACTTGTTCTCCCGGCTGCGAAGCTTTTTGGAATAAACGGAGCTGCAGCTCTTGTTTCTCTATTAATGATCATTATTACTCCTATTAATTTTGTTTTTGTAGGAAGATTCCTGAAAATTAAGACAAGTAGGTTTATTAAAATTTTAATTCCTCCAACTTTTTCTGCGTGTGTAATGACAATAATTATTTTTATGATTAAACAATATACACATATGGTCAATATTTTTTTATACCATCCTCTAATATATCTATTATTTTTATTATTTTCAGGAATTATTATATATTCACTCATCCTAATTGTTTTAACAAAAGGAAGAATAATAGAAGACATTCGAATTTTATGCTCAAATCTTAAATCATGATGAAATGTATAATGTAAAATAGCTTATATTTCGATGAATAAATTTTTTTATTTTAAACAAAAGTCCAAATAGAAAAAAAATATAAAAGAGAATAACCAATTAATAAAATTATGTGAAATTGATATAAGGAAGTGAAAATATTGGAAAAAAGTTCTTGCCAAAGTTGTGGTTCAGTGGAAATATCATTTATTTATGAAATTGATAATATACCCATACATAGTGTGTTATTATTTCAAACTAAAGAAGAAGCTATAAAATATCCTAAAAGAGATATAAAATTGGGATTTTGTAATAAATGTGGTTTTATTTCAAATTTTTCATTTGACTCCAGCCTCCATGAATATTCAGATGGATATGAATCAACACAAATTTACTCAACAACATTCAATGTATTTGCCAGGAGATTAGCCCAAAGTTTAATTGATATGTATGATCTGCATGGAAAAGACATCATTGAAATAGGATGTGGACAGGGAGAGTTTTTAAAAATGCTTTGTGAAATCGGGAAGAATCGTGGTATGGGTTTTGATCCGGCTTATATCCCGGAACGGAATGAAAATTTGGAAAAATATCAAGTATCTATCAAAAAAGACTTTTTTTCAGAAAACGCACATGAAATTCTTCGAATGACATGCTCAAAAAATGAAAGTACCCCTTGCAGGCTGTCCCAAAACTAAAAGCGTGTGTACAAATCAAATGAAATCTATCTATCTGGGATAATAACATTGAATTATAATCAATAATTGCCCAATTATGATAAAATATAGCCGAATTGTATAATGTGAATTAGTTTTGGGACAGCTTGCTTGCATAACCTTTTTTTGTTATTACTCCAACTATTCTTTGGGCAGGATAGGTTGTCATTATTTTGGTTCTTCGAAGCCGTCAGAAAACTAACCAGTGAATTGCCATCGAAAGCTCAAATGTGACTTTGATCACGGATGCTAAATTGCCTTCGAGGCAATCACACTGCCCATTAAAAAATGAGGTAATATATGTTGTCAGTACTAATAAACAAAGCTTGTGGTTTAGATCTCCACAAACGTTTTTTAATAGCCACAATACTCAGCCGATCAGGTGAAATGGCACAAAAGCGTTTCGAAAGGAATGACCAAGGAATTTTAGATCTCAAATCTTGGATAATCGGAAATCAGTGTGAAGTTGTTGCATGTGAATCAACAAGTGACTTTTGGGTTCCAATCTATGACACACTAATTAGTCACGTAACAGTAATTGTTGGAAATGCACGTGATATGAAGGCCTATTCTCATAAAAAGACGGATAAGATCGATTCTGAATTTATTGCACAACTTGCTTTAAATAACATGGTCAAGCCTTCAAGAGTTTTTCCCAAACACCACAGAGAATTCAGATCATATGTGCGTCTTCGTCACAATCTTGTGCGAAAAAGAACTGATATAAAAAATCAAGCACACGCCATTCTTTCTTCGGAAATGTTTCATCTCAGTGATGTACTCACTGATATTTTTGGTAAGAATGGCAAAATGGTTCTATCAGGAATCTGTTCTGGTAAGAAGTTTGACGAAATAGTAGACAAACTCAGTCCAAATGTTCGTAAAAAGAGTGAGCAGATCAAAGAGATTCTTGAACGTGAAATGTCTCAAAGTGCTGCAGTAAGGCTTCGAACATGCCTAAACTTGATCCAAGATATTGATGAGCAAATAAGCATTATGGAAACACAAATGTTCAATTACGTTTACAAACATCATAAACATGATATGGATATTTTGATGTCTTGCCCAGGTATCGGTGAGTTAAGTGCTGCAACACTGATTGCTGAAATCGGTGATTTCAATGACTTTTCATCGGGAGACAAGCTTGCTTCATGGCTTGGAATAGTACCAAATGTGTATCAATCTGCAGATAAATATTATAATGGAAGAATCACCAAAAGAGGTTCAAAGGTAGCAAGATGGATACTAACCCAGATTGCTCAAGCAGCTTCCAGAAAGAAAGCCAGTAAGCTGAAAGAATTTTTCAACCGGAAGAAGAAAACAATTGGATATCAAAAGGCAATAATTGCTCTGGCGAGAAAAATTGTAACGATTATATGGCATCTCATCACAAACAATGAAATGTATGAAGATGAAACCGGTTATCAAAAAGGAGAAATTCAAAAGAGGAAGATTGTTGAGACTGCTGAAATATCCATTGATGAGAGAATATCAATATTAAGTGAAATATTTGCAATTGTAAACAAAAAGAACACAGATGTAACATGACAGATAAATATCTTTGATCTTAACATCCCAGAAAATTGTTGTTTTCTTTACAACGATAGTCACGGGATGTTAAGACTGAGGGTACTTTCATGCTAAAATACTCAGATATTCAATGCGACTTCCTTTGCTGCAGAATGACACTTGAACATATATATGAAACAGCCGATTTTATTAGAACTATAAAAAAAACCATTAACAACAAAACTGATACCATCGTATTTTTCCAGATTCCCGATGTTATCCGAATCCTGAATGATCAGGCATTTTGGGATATATATTATGAACACTGCTCGTATTTCAGTCCTGGATCTCTGGCTCAATTATTTAGAAATAATGGCTTTGAAGTTATAGATATGTGGATAGATTATGACGATCAGTATATAATGTTAGGAGCACGATTGGGACATAGAGGGATATTCAATTCATTACCTGTTGAAGAGGATATAGTACAGCTAAAAAGTCAGGTTGATTTTTTCTTTAAAAACTGTAAAAATCATTTAAATACCTGGAAAAGCTATTTGGAAAAGGCAAGGAAAAACGATCAGAAAGTTGTCCCATGGGGAGGAGGGTCAAAAGGAGTTGCGTTTCTCACCACTCTCAACATTCTTAAAGAGATAGAATATGTAGTTGATATTAATCCAAATAAACATGGAACATATATGGCTGGGACTGGGCAGAAGATCGTTGCCCCAGAGTTTTTAATACAGTACAAACCTGATACAGTCATAGTTATGAATCCAATTTATTGTAATGAAATTCAAGAGACTATTGATAAAATGGGTATTATTACAGAGCTTAAATCAGTTTTAATATTTTGAAAAAAGAGGTAAATGAATATAATTTGAAGGAGCATATATTAGTGAACAAAAATAATACACAGAAAGAAAGTATATGTCCTGTCTGTAGATCATCAAATACCAATGTGTTTCTTGAGATTCCAAAGGTCCCTGTTCATTGCAACCTTCTCTGGGAAACAAGTGACGATGCTTTGAGTGCCCCAACATCCGATATTATTTTAGTATTTTGTGAAGATTGTGAACATATATTCAATTGTGCTTTTAATCTCGACCTCATGGAGTATACACAACAATATGAAAATTCATTACACTTCTCTCCGTTTTTCCAGGGCTATGCTAAGGAATTAGCAGATCGATTGATTGAAACCTACAATTTACACGGAAAAAGTATCATCGAGATCGGATGTGGAAAAGGGGAGTTTTTAAAATTGCTATGTGAAACAGGTGGAAATCAAGGAGTTGGATTTGATCCTAGTTATGAAAATGTTGGGAATAGAATTTGCCCGGATTCATCAACAATTACTTTCATTAAGGATTTTTATTCAGAGGACTATTTGAATTATAAATCTGATTTCATCTGTTGTCGCCATGTTCTGGAACATATCCAATACCCATCTGATTTTTTGACAAATCTTCGTAAAATTATAGGGAATAATGATACCATAGTTTTTTTTGAGGTACCCAATGTTGGTTATACTCTCAGGGACCTTGGAATATGGGATTTAATTTATGAACATAGATCGTTCTTCAATAGGAATTCACTTGCTTGCTTATTTAATTCATGTGGATTCTCGATATGCAATTTAACTGAAACTTACAAAGGCCAATTTCTATGTATTGAAGCAGTACCTGATAAGTCACCCCATGATCCAAATACCCAATGTGCAGCCAGTAAGAAAATGAAATCCGATGTTAGAAAGTTTACTAAAATATTTTGGGCTACAATTGAAGAATGGCAGGAAAAAGTAAAGATGATTGAACAATCGGGTCAGAGAGCGGTATTATGGGGGGCAGGTTCCAAAGGTGTAACATTTTTAAATATGATCGTGGGTGGAAATAATATCGAATATGTTATTGATATCAATCCACGCAAACAGGGAAAATATATTCCAGGAACCGGACTGAAAATCTTATCGCCGGAGTTCCTGCGTGAATATAAGCCGGATGTTGCAATAGTAACTAACCCGATATATAAAAACGAAATTCAACAGACATTAAATCATTTAGGATTATCGACAAGATTAATACTTGTTTTATGAAGGATATACAGATGAAATCAATCAAAAGCTTTCTATGAGGCGATTCAAACTATGGCTTCTCAAAACAATGCAAATAGAATAGAAGTAAGTATCATAATTCCAACTTTCAATAGGCAAGGGTCATTAGTAAGGACACTGGATTCACTATTTAATCAGACCTTTTCACAGGAAAATTTTGAAATAATTGTTGTCGATGGCTCAACTGACAATACGGAAAAGATAATAAAAGACATTATAAAAAGTCATCTAAATCTTCGTTATATTAAACAGTTAGATAAAGGTGCTTCATCCGCAAGAAATTTGGGAATTATCAATTCTAATGGAGAAATCGTGGGTTTTACGGATGATGACTGTGTTGTCGATCCAGTTTGGATTGAACAAGCATTAGAATCATTAAAAAATGCAGATTTTTGTGGAGTTCAAGGAATAACTCTTCCTGAAATAAAAATTCAAAAGAAAAATAAAATACTAGAATATGCAGATGTAGCGACATATACAGGAAAAGAAAAATATAGAACATATCCAACGTGTAATATTTTTTATAGGAAAAAATCTCTTATTGAAATATCATGTTTGGATGAAAAATTGACATATGGTGAAGATGATGATTTAGCATTTCGTCTAATTAAAAGAGGGAATGAAATTTATTTAAACAAAAATATGATAGTTTATCATGAGGTTCGATATCTTAATATTCTTAAATATATTTTTAAAAGATTGAAAAGGAGAGAATCACTTCCTCTATTTGTTAAAAAGCATCCTGAATATAGAAATCGGCTTTTTTTAAAAGTATTCGTACCATCACATGTGTACATTATTTTTGCAATCGGAACCTTTATTATTTACTTATTAAATTTAGATGTATCAATTCCATTATTTTTTACCTTATTTGCTTTCTTGGTTACCAGAGTTTTTATTGATAGAAATTATATAATGATATTTGTAAGAATATTGTTTTTTTGGAGATATTTCATCATAGACTTTGCAAATGTTTATTATCTTGTGAAAGGCAGTATAAAGCACAGGAGTTTATTGATTTGATTATTTTAGTGGCTGTCCAAAAATTATGTTTAACCTCAAATTATCTCTTCTTTTGAATTTAAACATATATTTGCACTTTTTGTTATCCTTTTTTGGGTAGTGTCCTAATTTAGACCGCATAATTTAAACAATAAAAAAATTGATCCCAATTCCATTGATGGTTCGCCAAACCTTCCAACATTGCAGGGGTATCAGTTTTTGTCAACTTATCCATAAAGTTCCAATAAAAATGAAATATTTCGAAAGAATTTATGAGTTTTGGCTTCTTTTTCGAAAAGCATTTAGTATCTCTAACTAATCTGCCCTGCCTTTCACGACAAATACCATTCATATTTTCGATATCTGTAGTCTCGATTTCATTTATGTTGGGAGTTCCATAAATAACTTTTTTGATTTTATCAACAATTTTCCCCCCTTTCCTTATTTTTATAACTTGCCCATAATCAACACATGTCTCTGTATAATATTCAGGAATAGTATTTGTATAGTCATCATGTCTATCAGAAAATATCTCAATTTTCATATCTGGAAAAGGTAATTGTACTCGATCAAAAACGTTTTCAATTAATTTTTTGCATGTTTTTTTTGTCCGTTTCCCAATCTCATAAGCAACAATGAGATACGACCCTCTCGTTATGAAAGTGAATATCCAGGTATCACCTTAGATATCTGAATTAGGGCTTCCGGGCTCAACTTTTTTTTGTTTTTTTTTACGAATGTCCACATTTCATCAACCTCAAATTGTCTAAGTTTTACATCATGAAGAAGTATAGAATTTACTAACTCAGCATGCAAGGCAAGATCTTCGATTAAATTTCCTATTGTATCCCTGTGGTGGCCTGTTATTCTTTCAATTGATCTGATACCATTTTTCTCTACAAGGTGTTTGCAGATGTTGATTATCTCAGATTTCGAAAGATGTTTATGATACAGCGGTGTATTCGCTGTTTCAACAAACCAACGACGGCAGTGATTACAATAATATTGTTGATGCCCTGCTCGATTTTTTCCGCGCTTTATTATATCTTTCCCGGACTCTACAAAAAAATATTTGCATTCTGGATTCTGACATGTAATATCGATTTTACTTCGAGGTCTAGCCATGTAACATCACAAAAATAATAATGGATATTATAGGAAATAAGTTATGCGGTCTATTCTAGGACACTACCATAAATTGTGATTTCGAATTTTTGGTATGGTAGTATCTATTGAGTCTACAATACCAAGTTCGTCAAACGTTCCGCTAACTAATCCTAAATGAGATAGTGATGTTGTTGTTATATTCATGCAGTTTTTCATCCCCTCAGATGAGTTTACTGATGAAATGGAGGAAGTAATTTAAAAAGATTCACTTTTGGGATTTACCTGCGTAAAGTGAGAGTGCGACATGCGGACGACCTGATAGCACTT includes these proteins:
- a CDS encoding lipopolysaccharide biosynthesis protein, with the translated sequence MQILAKILNSVTLIILARLLLPSDFGIVAMAGILITIVDRFKDFGISNAIIQKQDKFEESLQTGFIMRSATGIFLFFIIFIIAPYWAIFFNDQAITSVLRILAIILILENFRFLPEIKLTKTLRFKTIVESNLLGYISYSAVAIALAYSGYSFWSIIYGRIAQSLISTIYYWIKSPVKLQLYFDKKIAKELYGYGKYVFATGLMVLLIDNVNYIVLGKILGPTVLGYYFIAYSWATFSSREVMAIVDRVLFPTYSTIKSDIGRVGNAYLKTLKYTSIISIPMNFGIFALAPEFVNIVLGEKWGPSILPLQILCILGLLLSLNSTTSGIYYSIGVPKIATILTGVQLFLMIILVLPAAKLFGINGAAALVSLLMIIITPINFVFVGRFLKIKTSRFIKILIPPTFSACVMTIIIFMIKQYTHMVNIFLYHPLIYLLFLLFSGIIIYSLILIVLTKGRIIEDIRILCSNLKS
- a CDS encoding IS110 family transposase — its product is MSVLINKACGLDLHKRFLIATILSRSGEMAQKRFERNDQGILDLKSWIIGNQCEVVACESTSDFWVPIYDTLISHVTVIVGNARDMKAYSHKKTDKIDSEFIAQLALNNMVKPSRVFPKHHREFRSYVRLRHNLVRKRTDIKNQAHAILSSEMFHLSDVLTDIFGKNGKMVLSGICSGKKFDEIVDKLSPNVRKKSEQIKEILEREMSQSAAVRLRTCLNLIQDIDEQISIMETQMFNYVYKHHKHDMDILMSCPGIGELSAATLIAEIGDFNDFSSGDKLASWLGIVPNVYQSADKYYNGRITKRGSKVARWILTQIAQAASRKKASKLKEFFNRKKKTIGYQKAIIALARKIVTIIWHLITNNEMYEDETGYQKGEIQKRKIVETAEISIDERISILSEIFAIVNKKNTDVT
- a CDS encoding methyltransferase domain-containing protein; amino-acid sequence: MNKNNTQKESICPVCRSSNTNVFLEIPKVPVHCNLLWETSDDALSAPTSDIILVFCEDCEHIFNCAFNLDLMEYTQQYENSLHFSPFFQGYAKELADRLIETYNLHGKSIIEIGCGKGEFLKLLCETGGNQGVGFDPSYENVGNRICPDSSTITFIKDFYSEDYLNYKSDFICCRHVLEHIQYPSDFLTNLRKIIGNNDTIVFFEVPNVGYTLRDLGIWDLIYEHRSFFNRNSLACLFNSCGFSICNLTETYKGQFLCIEAVPDKSPHDPNTQCAASKKMKSDVRKFTKIFWATIEEWQEKVKMIEQSGQRAVLWGAGSKGVTFLNMIVGGNNIEYVIDINPRKQGKYIPGTGLKILSPEFLREYKPDVAIVTNPIYKNEIQQTLNHLGLSTRLILVL
- a CDS encoding glycosyltransferase — translated: MASQNNANRIEVSIIIPTFNRQGSLVRTLDSLFNQTFSQENFEIIVVDGSTDNTEKIIKDIIKSHLNLRYIKQLDKGASSARNLGIINSNGEIVGFTDDDCVVDPVWIEQALESLKNADFCGVQGITLPEIKIQKKNKILEYADVATYTGKEKYRTYPTCNIFYRKKSLIEISCLDEKLTYGEDDDLAFRLIKRGNEIYLNKNMIVYHEVRYLNILKYIFKRLKRRESLPLFVKKHPEYRNRLFLKVFVPSHVYIIFAIGTFIIYLLNLDVSIPLFFTLFAFLVTRVFIDRNYIMIFVRILFFWRYFIIDFANVYYLVKGSIKHRSLLI
- a CDS encoding IS1 family transposase, whose amino-acid sequence is MARPRSKIDITCQNPECKYFFVESGKDIIKRGKNRAGHQQYYCNHCRRWFVETANTPLYHKHLSKSEIINICKHLVEKNGIRSIERITGHHRDTIGNLIEDLALHAELVNSILLHDVKLRQFEVDEMWTFVKKNKKKLSPEALIQISKVIPGYSLS
- a CDS encoding DUF4277 domain-containing protein yields the protein MNITTTSLSHLGLVSGTFDELGIVDSIDTTIPKIRNHNLW